One genomic segment of Mycolicibacterium psychrotolerans includes these proteins:
- a CDS encoding coniferyl-alcohol dehydrogenase codes for MSALDELVRYDGRHAVVTGCASGIGAHVAEHLSRLGARVTGLDLRAPGDTGSLAEFVSVDLADPDSVTAAAATVDGEIDALFNVAGVSSGIGDAQLVVRINFLGTRQFTEALTDRMPAGASITNVSSLAASAYRENASVTRGLLDTSSVAEGLTWCRQNPHALADGGYRLSKEAIILYGMRRVAELGGRGIRINCTAPGVTETPILDQLRSAYGQDYLDSFTTPLGRVSEPAEQAAVLVFLGSRAASYVTGQVVWADGGILAQRCAAAMHDGAAAQGSR; via the coding sequence GTGAGTGCCCTCGACGAGCTGGTGCGCTACGACGGCAGACACGCCGTCGTCACCGGATGCGCCTCCGGTATCGGTGCCCATGTGGCAGAACACCTCAGCCGCCTCGGCGCGCGCGTCACGGGGCTCGACCTGCGCGCACCGGGCGACACCGGGTCGCTCGCGGAGTTCGTCAGCGTCGATCTCGCCGACCCCGACTCGGTGACCGCCGCCGCGGCCACCGTCGACGGTGAGATCGACGCGTTGTTCAACGTGGCCGGTGTGTCCTCGGGCATCGGCGACGCGCAGCTGGTGGTGCGGATCAACTTCCTGGGCACACGGCAGTTCACCGAGGCGCTGACCGACCGGATGCCTGCGGGCGCCTCGATCACCAACGTGTCCTCGCTGGCGGCGTCCGCGTACCGCGAGAACGCCTCGGTCACAAGGGGTCTGCTCGACACCTCCTCGGTGGCCGAGGGGCTCACCTGGTGCAGGCAGAACCCGCACGCACTGGCCGACGGCGGCTACCGGCTCTCCAAGGAGGCGATCATCCTCTACGGCATGCGCCGCGTCGCTGAGCTGGGCGGTCGGGGCATCAGGATCAACTGCACTGCGCCCGGAGTCACCGAGACACCGATCCTCGACCAGTTGCGCTCGGCGTACGGTCAGGACTACCTGGACTCCTTCACCACCCCGCTGGGCCGGGTGTCCGAACCCGCGGAACAGGCCGCCGTGCTGGTGTTCCTGGGCAGCCGGGCGGCCAGTTACGTCACCGGGCAGGTGGTGTGGGCCGACGGCGGGATCCTCGCCCAGCGGTGCGCGGCTGCGATGCACGACGGCGCTGCGGCGCAGGGGAGTCGATGA
- a CDS encoding NADPH-dependent FMN reductase — translation MVSTRTLTDRPFIVGLGGTLRANSSTERALRHCLASVERQGGRTRLFAAEELDLPMYAPHELERTPRALELVKTLRDADAVVVGSPGYHGAVSGLVKNALDYIEDLREDPRVYLDNTPWGCISCAYGWQAAVGTLTQLRSIGHALRAWPTPLGVAINSAEPVWDPSGGLADTDQGRAVANQLDLLATQVLAFAHTSRETA, via the coding sequence ATGGTGAGCACGCGAACCCTGACCGATCGACCGTTCATCGTGGGTCTGGGCGGAACCCTACGGGCCAACTCGTCGACCGAGCGGGCTCTTCGGCACTGCCTGGCATCGGTGGAACGCCAGGGCGGCCGAACACGGCTGTTCGCCGCCGAGGAGCTCGACCTGCCCATGTACGCCCCGCACGAACTCGAACGCACCCCGCGAGCACTCGAACTGGTGAAGACGCTGCGCGACGCCGATGCGGTCGTCGTCGGCTCGCCGGGGTACCACGGCGCGGTATCGGGTCTGGTCAAGAACGCCCTCGACTACATCGAGGACCTCCGCGAGGATCCGCGGGTGTACCTGGACAACACGCCCTGGGGGTGCATCAGCTGCGCGTACGGCTGGCAGGCCGCGGTCGGCACGCTGACCCAGCTGCGCAGCATCGGCCATGCGTTGCGCGCCTGGCCGACACCGCTGGGCGTGGCCATCAACTCCGCCGAGCCGGTGTGGGACCCGTCGGGCGGCCTGGCCGACACCGACCAGGGCAGAGCCGTCGCCAACCAGCTCGACCTGCTGGCCACGCAGGTCCTGGCATTCGCGCACACGAGCAGGGAGACGGCGTGA
- a CDS encoding SDR family NAD(P)-dependent oxidoreductase: protein MTELAGKVAIVTGASSGIGRGIAERFAAEGAAVVVADVRDEDGEALVAELTSAGYAAKFRHTDVGDQAQVRELIDTCVAAFGGLHVMVNNAGISSPLRKGLFHEDLEEFDRVMRVNLLGVMAGTRDAARHMAEHGGGSVINLGSIGGIQAGGGVSTYRASKAAIIHFTKCAAIELAHYEVRVNCIAPGNIPTPILASSATAEDRERLERFEARIRTQMRDDRPLKREGTAADVAEAALYLATDRSRYVTGVVLPVDGGTVAGKVIVRRPAAGGPPA from the coding sequence ATGACCGAACTGGCGGGCAAGGTCGCGATCGTCACCGGAGCATCGTCGGGGATCGGGCGCGGTATCGCCGAGCGGTTCGCCGCAGAGGGCGCTGCCGTGGTCGTCGCCGACGTCCGCGACGAGGACGGAGAGGCCCTTGTCGCCGAACTGACCTCGGCCGGGTATGCGGCGAAATTCCGGCACACCGACGTCGGGGACCAGGCTCAGGTCCGCGAACTCATCGATACCTGTGTCGCCGCCTTCGGCGGGCTGCACGTGATGGTCAACAACGCAGGCATCTCGAGCCCGCTGAGGAAGGGCCTGTTCCACGAGGACCTCGAGGAGTTCGACCGCGTGATGCGCGTGAACCTGCTCGGTGTCATGGCAGGCACCCGGGATGCGGCACGCCACATGGCCGAGCACGGCGGCGGTTCGGTGATCAACCTCGGATCCATCGGCGGCATCCAGGCCGGCGGCGGCGTGTCGACCTACCGCGCCTCCAAGGCCGCCATCATCCACTTCACCAAGTGCGCGGCGATCGAACTGGCGCACTACGAGGTCCGCGTCAACTGCATTGCGCCGGGCAACATCCCGACGCCGATCCTCGCGTCGTCGGCCACCGCGGAGGACCGCGAACGCCTTGAGCGCTTCGAGGCGCGGATCCGCACGCAGATGCGCGACGATCGCCCGCTCAAACGGGAGGGCACCGCGGCCGACGTCGCCGAGGCGGCCCTGTATCTCGCCACCGACCGGTCCCGGTACGTGACCGGCGTCGTGCTGCCCGTCGACGGCGGCACTGTCGCGGGGAAGGTGATCGTGCGCAGGCCCGCGGCTGGAGGCCCACCAGCGTGA
- a CDS encoding ferredoxin has protein sequence MRVTVDQDRCVSSGQCVLNAGEVFDQRDDDGVVQLLIPEPGPEHIEQTRKAAAACPALAIHLEEQG, from the coding sequence ATGAGGGTCACCGTCGACCAGGACAGGTGCGTTTCCTCGGGGCAGTGCGTGCTCAACGCCGGCGAGGTCTTCGACCAGCGCGACGACGACGGCGTCGTCCAATTGCTGATTCCCGAGCCCGGACCCGAACACATAGAACAGACCCGCAAGGCCGCGGCCGCCTGCCCCGCCCTGGCCATCCATCTCGAGGAGCAAGGATGA
- a CDS encoding LLM class flavin-dependent oxidoreductase, with the protein MKISLFYEFPLPRPWSDDDEHQLFQHGLDEVELADKAGFSTVWLTEHHFLEEYCHSTAPEMFLAAASQRTENIRLGFGVMHLPPPINHPARIAERVATLDHLSNGRVEFGTGEGSSVAELGGFDIDPADKRTMWEEALEVSIRCMTEAPFTGFKGEHVEMPARNVIPKPLQDPHPPVWVACTRPSSVQMAAQKAIGALSFAYTGPEALKERVDGYYREFEEQGTPVTPAINPNLLAIGGDLSMMVAKTDEQALERLGIGGGFFSFGIMHYYLTGMHTPGRTGVWELYEQAVKEDPTLAYGPGRGAIGSPDTVREFLRGYERSGVDEIILLLNPRSHEGTMESIEIMGREILPEFIERDEKAVKDKATRLAPVIEKVEARRQPSDAPMFDETYAFGGLPTGRGGKFTAGEIPEAMAEINEGRVKAAQAEKDAKAAKEPASRG; encoded by the coding sequence GTGAAGATTTCCCTGTTCTACGAATTCCCGCTGCCCCGACCGTGGTCCGACGACGACGAACACCAGCTGTTCCAGCACGGGCTCGACGAGGTGGAACTCGCCGACAAGGCAGGGTTCTCGACTGTCTGGCTCACCGAGCACCACTTCCTCGAGGAATACTGCCATTCCACGGCCCCGGAGATGTTCCTGGCGGCCGCGAGCCAGCGGACCGAGAACATCCGCCTCGGCTTCGGCGTCATGCACCTCCCGCCGCCGATCAACCACCCGGCCCGCATCGCCGAGCGGGTCGCCACGCTGGACCACCTGTCCAACGGGCGGGTGGAGTTCGGCACCGGCGAGGGCTCGTCGGTGGCCGAACTCGGGGGCTTCGACATCGACCCGGCCGACAAGCGCACCATGTGGGAAGAGGCTCTGGAGGTCTCCATCCGCTGTATGACCGAGGCGCCGTTCACCGGCTTCAAGGGCGAGCACGTCGAGATGCCGGCCCGCAACGTGATCCCCAAGCCGCTGCAGGACCCGCACCCACCGGTGTGGGTGGCCTGTACCCGCCCGTCGTCGGTGCAGATGGCCGCGCAGAAGGCCATCGGCGCACTGAGTTTCGCCTACACGGGACCGGAAGCGCTCAAGGAGAGGGTCGACGGCTACTACCGGGAATTCGAGGAACAGGGCACGCCCGTCACACCGGCGATCAACCCCAACCTGCTCGCCATCGGCGGCGACCTGTCGATGATGGTGGCCAAGACCGACGAGCAGGCGCTCGAGCGCCTCGGCATCGGCGGCGGCTTCTTCTCGTTCGGGATCATGCACTACTACCTGACCGGCATGCACACGCCCGGCCGCACCGGCGTCTGGGAACTCTACGAGCAGGCCGTGAAGGAGGATCCGACGCTGGCCTACGGTCCCGGCCGAGGCGCGATCGGCTCGCCCGACACGGTGCGTGAGTTCCTGCGCGGTTACGAGCGCAGCGGCGTTGACGAGATCATCCTGTTGCTCAACCCGCGCAGCCATGAGGGCACCATGGAATCCATCGAGATCATGGGCCGCGAGATCCTGCCCGAGTTCATCGAGCGCGACGAGAAGGCGGTCAAGGACAAGGCCACGCGGTTGGCGCCGGTGATCGAGAAGGTCGAGGCGCGCCGGCAGCCCTCCGACGCACCGATGTTCGACGAGACGTACGCCTTCGGCGGTCTGCCCACCGGCCGCGGGGGGAAGTTCACCGCAGGCGAGATTCCCGAGGCGATGGCCGAGATCAACGAGGGCCGGGTCAAGGCCGCGCAGGCCGAGAAGGACGCCAAGGCAGCGAAGGAACCTGCGAGCAGAGGGTGA
- a CDS encoding cytochrome P450, with the protein MTETLTEEAVSAAPEYPMERSAGCPFAPPEPMLEMNRTAPLSRVRIWNGATPWLITGHEVARTLFADPRVSVDDRREGFPHWNEHMLATVDKRPRSVFTSDAEEHTRFRRMLSKPFTFRRVEALRPVIQQVTDECIDAILAGPAPTDMVSQLALPVPTRVISDMLGVPYDDHEFFQEHANAGLARYAAADAMQKGAMSLHQYLINLVEEKQAHPAEDAVSDLAERVTAGEISVKEAAQLGTGLLIAGHETTANMIGIGILALLENPEQAALLRDSEDPKFIANAAEELMRYLSIIQNGQRRVAIEDIEIAGETIRAGEGVIIDLAPANWDAAAFPEPDRLDFNRDAGQQLGFGYGRHQCVGQQLARAELQIVFHTVLRRMPTMKLAIPFDEVPFKHDRLAYGVYELPVTW; encoded by the coding sequence ATGACGGAGACGCTGACCGAGGAAGCGGTGTCGGCCGCTCCCGAGTACCCGATGGAGCGCTCGGCGGGGTGCCCGTTCGCGCCGCCCGAACCGATGCTCGAGATGAACCGGACCGCACCCCTGTCCCGGGTGCGGATCTGGAACGGCGCCACACCGTGGCTCATCACCGGACACGAGGTGGCCAGGACGCTGTTCGCCGATCCTCGGGTCAGCGTCGACGACCGGCGTGAAGGCTTCCCGCACTGGAACGAGCACATGCTCGCGACGGTGGACAAGCGGCCCCGGTCGGTGTTCACCTCAGATGCCGAGGAGCACACCCGATTTCGACGCATGCTGTCCAAGCCGTTCACGTTTCGGCGCGTCGAGGCACTGCGCCCGGTGATCCAGCAGGTCACCGACGAGTGCATCGACGCGATCCTGGCCGGTCCTGCGCCCACCGACATGGTCTCCCAACTGGCTCTGCCCGTACCCACCCGGGTGATCAGCGACATGCTCGGCGTGCCCTACGACGATCACGAGTTCTTCCAGGAGCATGCCAACGCCGGGCTCGCGCGGTACGCGGCCGCGGACGCCATGCAGAAGGGTGCGATGAGCCTGCACCAGTACCTGATCAATCTGGTCGAGGAGAAGCAGGCCCATCCCGCCGAGGACGCCGTGTCCGACCTCGCAGAGCGCGTCACCGCGGGCGAGATCAGCGTCAAGGAGGCCGCGCAGCTGGGCACCGGGCTGTTGATCGCAGGTCACGAGACCACCGCCAACATGATCGGCATCGGCATCCTCGCGCTGCTGGAGAATCCGGAACAGGCTGCGCTACTGCGTGATTCCGAGGACCCCAAGTTCATCGCGAACGCTGCCGAAGAGCTGATGCGCTACCTGTCGATCATCCAGAACGGCCAGCGGCGGGTCGCGATCGAGGACATCGAGATCGCCGGCGAAACCATCAGGGCGGGGGAGGGCGTCATCATCGACCTCGCACCGGCCAACTGGGATGCGGCGGCCTTCCCCGAGCCCGACAGGCTCGATTTCAACCGGGACGCAGGCCAACAGCTCGGCTTCGGCTACGGCAGGCATCAGTGCGTGGGGCAGCAGCTCGCCCGCGCGGAACTGCAGATCGTGTTCCACACCGTGCTGCGCCGCATGCCCACGATGAAGCTCGCCATCCCGTTCGACGAGGTGCCGTTCAAACACGACCGTCTCGCCTACGGCGTC
- a CDS encoding FAD-binding protein, with the protein MSSQAADQAFDHSTDVLIVGSGGGGMTAALTADAAGLDTLVVEKSPRFGGSTALSGGGIWVPGAPSQRRAGHVPDSDEVFLYLKGITGGLVSDARLRTYVDAAPAMMEFLENRSPWLEFVWKPGYADYYPEVRGGSALGSTINVDAIDLRVLGDEEQNLLAPLALAPKGIWFGPKDLRLFYQVRQSWRGKAVLLKLIWRMFRARVFGDRMAAIGQSLAARLRLAMKQHDIPLWLDAPMTELITDVDGAVVGAVVEKDGHAVRIRARRGVILASGGFDHDMAWRREYLPELEHDWSFGNPAAMGDGIRAGEKVGASTELLDEAWWFPAICWPDGRLQFMLNERMMPSQFVVNGAGERFINEAAPYMDFAHAMIEGQRCGVAHIPCWLVTDVRSFHRYVVAGHLPIPKVPFAPVPTGRKVPAAWLESGVVKEGRTFEELARAIGVPEDRLRATADRFNALARNGHDDDFNRGDSAYDNYYGDPTLPNPNLYPLGDPPYYAFQIILGDLGTSGGLRTDEHARVLRADDTVIDGLYAVGNASAAVMGRSYAGAGATIGPAMTFGFVAARHIAGASLPSQSPELQGGNQK; encoded by the coding sequence GTGAGCTCGCAGGCGGCCGACCAGGCGTTCGACCACAGCACCGACGTGCTGATCGTGGGGTCGGGCGGTGGTGGCATGACGGCCGCCCTGACCGCAGACGCCGCCGGTCTGGACACGTTGGTCGTGGAGAAGTCGCCGCGGTTCGGCGGCTCCACCGCGCTGTCGGGCGGCGGCATCTGGGTGCCCGGCGCGCCGTCGCAGCGGCGTGCGGGGCACGTGCCCGATTCCGACGAGGTCTTCCTCTATCTCAAGGGGATCACCGGCGGTCTGGTCAGCGACGCGCGGCTGCGCACCTATGTCGACGCCGCACCGGCGATGATGGAGTTCCTCGAGAACCGAAGCCCGTGGCTGGAGTTCGTGTGGAAGCCGGGGTACGCCGACTACTACCCGGAGGTGCGGGGCGGCTCCGCGCTGGGCAGCACCATCAACGTGGATGCGATCGACCTGCGTGTCCTCGGTGACGAGGAGCAGAATCTGCTGGCCCCGCTGGCGTTGGCGCCCAAGGGCATCTGGTTCGGACCCAAGGACCTGCGGCTGTTCTACCAGGTCCGGCAGTCCTGGCGCGGCAAGGCCGTTCTGCTCAAGCTGATCTGGCGGATGTTCCGGGCGCGGGTGTTCGGCGATCGGATGGCCGCCATCGGGCAGTCGCTGGCCGCGCGGCTGCGGCTGGCGATGAAGCAGCACGACATCCCGCTGTGGCTCGACGCGCCGATGACCGAGTTGATCACCGACGTGGACGGCGCGGTGGTCGGGGCGGTCGTGGAGAAGGACGGGCATGCGGTCCGCATCCGCGCCCGCCGCGGCGTCATCCTCGCCAGCGGCGGCTTCGATCACGACATGGCCTGGCGGCGTGAGTATCTGCCGGAACTCGAGCATGACTGGAGCTTCGGCAATCCCGCGGCGATGGGGGACGGCATCCGCGCCGGGGAGAAGGTCGGCGCTTCGACGGAGCTTCTCGACGAGGCGTGGTGGTTCCCGGCGATCTGCTGGCCCGACGGCCGGCTGCAGTTCATGCTCAACGAACGGATGATGCCGTCGCAGTTCGTCGTCAACGGCGCCGGTGAGCGGTTCATCAACGAGGCCGCGCCCTACATGGACTTCGCGCACGCGATGATCGAGGGCCAGCGCTGCGGCGTCGCCCACATCCCGTGCTGGCTCGTCACCGACGTCCGGTCGTTCCACCGCTACGTCGTCGCCGGGCATCTGCCGATCCCGAAGGTGCCGTTCGCGCCGGTGCCGACCGGCCGGAAGGTGCCCGCCGCGTGGTTGGAGTCCGGCGTGGTGAAGGAGGGCCGCACCTTCGAGGAACTGGCCCGCGCGATCGGCGTTCCCGAAGACCGGTTGCGCGCCACCGCGGACCGCTTCAACGCGTTGGCCCGCAATGGGCACGACGACGACTTCAACCGCGGGGACAGCGCCTACGACAACTACTACGGCGATCCCACGCTGCCCAACCCGAATCTGTATCCGCTCGGCGATCCGCCCTACTACGCGTTCCAGATCATTCTGGGCGACCTCGGTACCTCGGGTGGCCTGCGCACCGACGAGCACGCGCGGGTGCTGCGCGCCGACGACACCGTGATCGACGGTCTCTACGCCGTCGGGAACGCCTCGGCGGCGGTGATGGGCCGCAGCTATGCCGGCGCCGGCGCCACGATCGGACCGGCCATGACCTTCGGCTTCGTCGCGGCCCGCCACATCGCCGGCGCCTCGCTTCCGTCCCAGTCACCCGAACTTCAAGGAGGTAACCAGAAGTGA
- a CDS encoding cyclase family protein, giving the protein MADDMRLFREAAEELRNWGRWGDDDELGTLNFITAEKVTEAARLVRQGKVISLGGDFSAGGPQGAFKFRQNPVHVMTVDGGDASTLVEYGPQWLRNAVAADMSAFFADNPFRFNDDLIVMPLQAATQWDALSHVYYEDKLYNGFPADSVTSFGAFHLGIEKVDGKGITSRGVLLDVVAHRGADVFCAPGDPITPAELAEIAAAQNVEIRSGDIIVVHTGWWTRFLSTGDGGEAGSGLHWTCARWLHDHEAAAVAADNLMVEDPDPANGVEGTFLPMHMLCLRDMGLMLGEYWDLGPLAADCAADGVYEFQLVAPPLKVVGAVGAPVSPIAIK; this is encoded by the coding sequence ATGGCCGACGACATGAGGCTGTTCCGCGAGGCCGCCGAGGAGCTGCGCAACTGGGGCCGCTGGGGTGACGACGACGAACTCGGAACCCTGAATTTCATCACCGCCGAAAAAGTCACCGAGGCAGCGAGGTTGGTCCGACAGGGCAAGGTGATCTCCCTCGGCGGTGACTTCAGCGCGGGAGGTCCCCAGGGCGCCTTCAAGTTCCGGCAGAACCCCGTGCACGTGATGACCGTCGACGGCGGCGATGCGTCCACGCTCGTCGAGTACGGCCCGCAGTGGCTGCGCAACGCGGTCGCCGCCGACATGAGCGCGTTCTTCGCCGACAACCCGTTCCGGTTCAACGACGACCTCATCGTGATGCCGCTGCAGGCCGCGACGCAGTGGGACGCGCTGTCGCACGTCTACTACGAGGACAAGCTCTACAACGGCTTCCCGGCCGACTCGGTCACCAGTTTCGGCGCCTTCCACCTCGGCATCGAGAAGGTCGACGGCAAGGGCATCACGTCGCGCGGGGTGCTGCTCGACGTGGTCGCCCACCGCGGTGCCGACGTGTTCTGCGCGCCGGGCGATCCGATCACGCCCGCCGAGCTCGCCGAGATCGCCGCGGCCCAGAACGTCGAGATCCGTTCGGGCGACATCATCGTCGTCCACACCGGGTGGTGGACCCGGTTCCTGTCCACCGGGGACGGCGGCGAAGCCGGCTCGGGTCTGCACTGGACCTGCGCCCGCTGGCTGCACGACCACGAGGCCGCCGCGGTCGCCGCCGACAACCTCATGGTCGAAGATCCCGACCCGGCCAACGGCGTCGAGGGCACCTTTCTGCCGATGCACATGCTGTGTCTGCGGGACATGGGCCTGATGCTCGGGGAGTACTGGGATCTCGGTCCGCTCGCTGCCGACTGTGCCGCCGACGGCGTCTACGAATTCCAGCTCGTCGCACCGCCGTTGAAGGTTGTCGGTGCGGTCGGCGCGCCCGTCAGCCCGATAGCGATCAAGTGA
- a CDS encoding TetR/AcrR family transcriptional regulator, translated as MSRLNQSLDLVSVARFTEVVTTARTVRADRASSTQEAILKAAERLYAEHGVFAVSNRQVSEAAGQGNNAAVGYHFGTKADLVRAIEHKHRGPIEELREQRIAAIGDSADMRDWVAALVCPLTDHLAELGNPTWYARFAAQVMTDPAYHNMIVKDALSSSSLVRVLDGINGCLPDLPVEVRVERNIMGRNLLMHSCAERERLLAHGAPVARPSWQAAASGLIDAILGLWHAPVTEVP; from the coding sequence GTGAGCAGATTAAATCAGTCGCTTGACTTAGTGAGTGTGGCCCGGTTCACTGAGGTGGTGACCACTGCGCGGACCGTGCGTGCCGACCGGGCGTCGAGCACGCAAGAGGCGATCCTGAAGGCGGCCGAACGTCTCTACGCCGAACACGGGGTGTTCGCCGTGTCCAATCGGCAGGTCAGTGAGGCGGCCGGCCAGGGCAACAACGCCGCCGTCGGGTACCACTTCGGCACCAAGGCCGACCTGGTGCGCGCCATCGAGCACAAGCACCGCGGTCCGATCGAGGAGCTGCGCGAGCAGCGCATCGCCGCCATCGGCGACTCCGCCGACATGCGCGACTGGGTCGCGGCGCTGGTGTGCCCGTTGACCGATCACCTTGCCGAACTGGGGAATCCGACCTGGTACGCGCGGTTCGCCGCGCAGGTGATGACCGACCCCGCCTACCACAACATGATCGTCAAGGACGCGCTGTCCTCCTCGTCGTTGGTGCGGGTGCTCGACGGCATCAACGGCTGCCTGCCCGACCTGCCGGTCGAGGTCCGCGTCGAACGCAACATCATGGGCCGCAACCTGCTCATGCACAGCTGCGCCGAACGCGAGCGCCTGCTCGCCCACGGCGCACCGGTCGCCCGCCCGTCCTGGCAGGCGGCCGCGTCGGGCCTCATCGACGCGATCCTCGGACTGTGGCACGCGCCGGTGACGGAGGTGCCCTGA
- a CDS encoding alpha/beta fold hydrolase: MIGRRTVLVDGLLTSYLEAGQGDPVVLLHGGEFGANACLAWEHTIVPLAQRYRVLAPDMLGFGGSAKVVDFTDGRGMRIRHIARFCEVMGVRSAHFVGNSMGAVNLLVDMTSEAPVLPVRSLVAVCGGGEILRNEHVSALYDYDATLEGMRRIVAALFHDPSYPDDEQYVRRRYESSIAPGAWESLAAARFRRPGLAAPATPSSSRAYDRIAVPTLIVEGGGDKLLPPGWAAQIAGQIGQGRSAVIDDAGHCPQIEQPAAVNALLSDFFAGVPPRRRLGGGHT, from the coding sequence GTGATCGGTCGCCGCACTGTGCTGGTCGACGGTCTGCTCACCAGTTATCTGGAAGCGGGTCAAGGCGATCCGGTGGTGCTCCTGCACGGCGGCGAGTTCGGCGCCAATGCGTGCCTGGCGTGGGAACACACCATCGTGCCGCTCGCACAACGGTACCGGGTGCTGGCACCCGACATGCTCGGCTTCGGAGGATCGGCCAAGGTCGTGGACTTCACCGACGGCCGCGGTATGCGGATCCGCCACATCGCGCGCTTCTGCGAGGTGATGGGGGTGAGATCGGCCCACTTCGTGGGCAATTCGATGGGTGCGGTGAACCTGCTCGTCGACATGACGTCGGAGGCGCCGGTGCTGCCGGTGCGCAGCCTCGTGGCCGTCTGCGGCGGTGGCGAGATCCTACGCAACGAGCACGTCAGCGCGCTGTACGACTACGACGCGACACTGGAGGGCATGCGCCGCATCGTCGCGGCGCTGTTCCACGATCCGTCCTACCCCGACGACGAGCAGTACGTCCGCCGCCGATACGAATCCAGCATCGCGCCGGGTGCGTGGGAATCGTTGGCGGCGGCACGATTCCGTCGTCCCGGGCTCGCGGCCCCCGCCACGCCGAGCAGCAGCAGGGCCTACGACCGCATCGCGGTCCCGACGCTCATCGTGGAGGGCGGCGGCGACAAACTGCTGCCGCCGGGCTGGGCCGCGCAGATCGCCGGCCAGATCGGGCAGGGCCGGTCCGCGGTGATCGACGACGCCGGCCACTGCCCGCAGATCGAGCAACCCGCGGCCGTCAACGCGCTGCTGTCGGACTTCTTCGCGGGGGTACCGCCCCGCCGAAGGCTAGGGGGAGGGCACACATGA